One Helianthus annuus cultivar XRQ/B chromosome 7, HanXRQr2.0-SUNRISE, whole genome shotgun sequence genomic region harbors:
- the LOC110868894 gene encoding UDP-glycosyltransferase 76B1: MESHDKNTTHRLPETHRRIILFPLPFQGHINPMFQLANILHIQGFKITIIHTQYNSPNHSSYPQFRFRAIEDRFSEVDHLRSTNRDPSYFIKYLNRSCEDPFKGCLIELLDEEPVACLIADAMFYFTQAVADELKLPRMVLRTSSLGCAIGYGAIPFSSKEGRFNLMKQDPGYEAFVPEYPLLKGKDMLKIAINPEGYGDLVTNMLKQMKASCGLIWNTFKELEEPELETINQDFRVPSFTLGPFHKYFPASSSSLINQDRNIISWLDTQPPKCVIYTSFGSVARIKDVEFQEVAYALENTSSPFLWVVRPGMVLGSEWVESLPEKFLERVGDRGRIVKWCPQQEVLAHPATGCFWTHSGWNSTLESICEGVPMICSPCFADQPIVARYVNDVWKIGILLDDGFDRVGIGMAIKRITMDKEGEEMRTRISHLKEKANLSLDDGGSSNRSLKSLVDYISSF; this comes from the exons ATGGAGTCACATGATAAAAACACAACTCACCGGTTGCCGGAGACTCACCGGAGAATAATCTTATTTCCACTACCTTTTCAAGGTCACATCAACCCCATGTTTCAGCTTGCAAACATTCTTCACATccaaggttttaaaataaccatCATACACACCCAATACAACTCTCCAAATCATTCAAGCTACCCTCAGTTCCGTTTCCGGGCCATTGAAGACCGGTTTTCCGAGGTCGATCACCTGCGGTCGACGAATCGAGATCCCAGCTATTTCATTAAGTACCTTAATAGAAGCTGTGAAGATCCGTTTAAGGGTTGTTTGATTGAGTTGTTGGATGAGGAACCGGTTGCTTGTTTGATCGCGGATGCCATGTTCTACTTCACGCAAGCCGTGGCGGATGAGTTGAAGCTGCCGCGGATGGTGCTCCGGACTAGCAGTCTTGGTTGCGCCATTGGTTATGGCGCTATACCCTTCTCGTCGAAGGAGGGTCGATTTAACCTTATGAAACAAG ATCCAGGTTATGAGGCATTTGTTCCAGAATATCCATTATTGAAAGGCAAAGACATGTTGAAGATAGCTATTAACCCAGAAGGTTATGGGGACCTTGTGACCAACATGCTTAAACAGATGAAAGCATCATGTGGGCTCATTTGGAACACGTTCAAAGAACTTGAAGAACCTGAACTAGAAACAATCAACCAAGATTTTCGGGTTCCCAGCTTCACTTTAGGCCCGTTTCACAAGTACTTCCCAGCATCTTCAAGTAGTTTGATCAACCAAGACCGAAATATTATCTCATGGCTAGACACACAACCTCCCAAGTGTGTTATATACACAAGTTTTGGAAGTGTTGCACGTATTAAGGATGTCGAGTTTCAAGAAGTGGCATATGCTTTGGAAAATACGAGTTCGCCATTCTTGTGGGTGGTTCGACCAGGGATGGTTCTTGGTTCAGAATGGGTGGAGTCATTGCCTGAAAAGTTCTTAGAAAGAGTGGGTGACAGGGGTCGTATAGTGAAATGGTGTCCTCAACAAGAAGTACTAGCTCATCCAGCGACAGGGTGTTTTTGGACTCACAGTGGATGGAATTCAACATTGGAAAGCATTTGTGAAGGAGTTCCCATGATTTGTTCACCTTGTTTCGCCGACCAACCAATAGTTGCAAGATATGTGAATGATGTTTGGAAAATTGGTATTTTGTTGGACGACGGGTTTGACCGGGTGGGGATCGGCATGGCAATAAAAAGAATAACAATGGATAAAGAAGGAGAAGAAATGCGTACAAGAATAAGTCATCTTAAGGAGAAGGCAAACCTATCATTAGATGATGGTGGCTCTTCTAACAGGTCATTAAAGAGCTTAGTTGATTATATTTCATCGTTCTAA